GGGCACCCAGGTGAACAGGCCCCACCAGCCGAACATCCCGAAAAAATTGAGCAGCAGGAGCGCGATGGTGCGGGGCGCGTAGTCGCCGCCGAAGAGCTGGCCGAAGGTGACCTCGGGCGTGGCCTGCGCGAGCGTTCCGGAGGCGCGCTGCTCTTCCCACATCTGCGACTCGGGGACGCCGCGGCGGATCCAGAGGATGACGAGCGCGGGCAGCACGCCGACGAAGAAGACCGCGCGCCACTGGAACTTCAGCATCACCAGCCACACCACGAGCGCGGCGAAGGCGAAGCCGATCGCCCACGAGCTCTGCACGATGGCGATGGCCTTGGCGCGCAGCGAGGTGGGCCAGGTCTCGGCGACGAGCGTAGCGCCGGTGTTCCACTCGCCGCCCATGCCGAGCCCGAGGATGAAGCGGAAGACGGCGAGCATCAGCACCGAGGTCGAAAGCCCGGAGGCGAACGAGCAGACCGAGTAGGTAAGGATGCTGAGCATGAGAGCGCGCTTGCGTCCGATGCGGTCGGCGAGGAACCCGAAGAGCAGGCCGCCGATGCCGGAGGCGACGAGCGTGAGGGTGTTGAGCAGCCCGGCCTCTTTCTGCGTCATGCCGAGGTCGCGCATGACGTGGACGAGGACGAGCGAGTAGAGCATGACGTCGAAGGCGTCGAGCATCCAGCCGAGCGCGGCGGCGATGAGGGTGCGGCGCTGGTCGCGTGTCGCGGTGAGCAGGCTCGGAGCGGCGGTCGACATGAAGGGCGGATTATAGCGGCTCACGGGAGAGCGTCGGCGGTGAGATCCTTCGCGCGCCACGGCGCGCTCAGGATGACATTAGTCGGAGAGCGTCTTCAAAGCGAGCAGGCGGAAGTAGCGGCGGGCGCGCTTGACGTCGCGCGCGATCTGCTCGCGCAGGGCGTCGACCGACGGGAACTTGACCTCGTCGCGCAGCCGATGGAGGAAGCAGAGCTCGACGCGGGTCTGCGCCAGGACGTCGACGGGATGGAAGTTCAGCAGATGGGACTCGATGGCGAAGGAGTCGACGCCGAACGTCGGGCGGTTGCCGACGTTGGTGACGGAGTCGAACAGCTCGTCGCCCACTTTGGTGCGGGTGATGTAGACGCCGTCGGCCGGGACGAGCTCGTCGTAGCGCGCGAGGTTGATGGTCGGCACGGTGTACTTCTGGCCGTAACCGCGGCCGCGACCCGGAGTGGACACGATGCTGAAGGCGCGGCCGAGGAGGCGGCGGGCGCGCGCGACATTGCCCTGGCGCAGCAGCTCGCGGATGCGCGAGCTGGAGACTCTGTCGGGGCCGAAGAAGAGCTCGGGGTAGACGACGACGTCGAAGCCGGCGGCCATGCCGAACTCCTTGAGCTTCGCGACGTTGCCCTCGGCCTGGTGCCCGAAGTGGAAGTTCGCGCCTTCATGTATCTCTTTAGCTTTCAGGCGCTTCCCCAGGATCTCAATGGCGAAGTCGCGCGGCGGCGTGAGCGAGAGGTCGCGGGTGAAGGGGAGGACGAGGATGGCGTCGAGGCCGGTCTGCTCGAGCAGGTTGAGTTTTTCCGGCAACAGCGTGAGCAGCTTGGGAGCGACGTCGGGGCGGAGGATGCGGGTGGGGTGCGGCTCGAAGGTGACGGCCATCGCCTTGGCGCCGAGCTTCTGCGCGCGCGCGGCCAGCTTCTTGATGACGAGCTGGTGGGCGCGGTGGACGCCG
The sequence above is drawn from the Terriglobales bacterium genome and encodes:
- a CDS encoding bifunctional riboflavin kinase/FAD synthetase, which translates into the protein MQVFHKLEDVPAGFGPTVLSVGNFDGVHRAHQLVIKKLAARAQKLGAKAMAVTFEPHPTRILRPDVAPKLLTLLPEKLNLLEQTGLDAILVLPFTRDLSLTPPRDFAIEILGKRLKAKEIHEGANFHFGHQAEGNVAKLKEFGMAAGFDVVVYPELFFGPDRVSSSRIRELLRQGNVARARRLLGRAFSIVSTPGRGRGYGQKYTVPTINLARYDELVPADGVYITRTKVGDELFDSVTNVGNRPTFGVDSFAIESHLLNFHPVDVLAQTRVELCFLHRLRDEVKFPSVDALREQIARDVKRARRYFRLLALKTLSD
- a CDS encoding MFS transporter, whose translation is MSTAAPSLLTATRDQRRTLIAAALGWMLDAFDVMLYSLVLVHVMRDLGMTQKEAGLLNTLTLVASGIGGLLFGFLADRIGRKRALMLSILTYSVCSFASGLSTSVLMLAVFRFILGLGMGGEWNTGATLVAETWPTSLRAKAIAIVQSSWAIGFAFAALVVWLVMLKFQWRAVFFVGVLPALVILWIRRGVPESQMWEEQRASGTLAQATPEVTFGQLFGGDYAPRTIALLLLNFFGMFGWWGLFTWVPAYFTLAPDRGGLGFSDGQKTVLLVILNLTGMLPGYASFGWVADWIGRRKSFILYTFMAALLVPLYAWAHNFWLLLLLGTPIAFFGTGFFSGSGIIGSEMFPTSVRARALGFTYNGARTLSSISPFVIGLIADPVQKGGLGYGVRGGFLLCAVSFLMASLVATQLPETKGKQLD